Genomic DNA from Sporomusaceae bacterium FL31:
GCTTTTCCGGCCTGGCTTTCAATAAGCCGGCCTTTCTCTAATGCCAGCTTTCCATTGATAAAAACATAATCGATGCCTTCGGGCATCGCATCTGGCAAACCAAAATCAGCTTTATCCATAATGCCCTTTATATCAAAAACTACTACATCGGCATCCATACCCACGCGCAATCGTCCTTTAGAATGAAAACCCAGCGTCTCAGCCGGTAGTAAAGTAGCCTTTCTAATGGCCTCCATGATGGTTAATTCATACCGTTCGCCTACTAACTTTCGAAAATAGCGAGGAAAACTGCCAGCTATCTGCGGATGTCCCTCGCCAGGTGCATAGGCCCCCGTATCGGTCGAAGGCATTCCATAAGGATGGCTAAGCGCCAGATAGATTTCTTCCTCCACTCCGGTAAGAACAACTACAGCGGTATGTGGAGCATTGCTGCGAAGGTCTTGGTAGATTTCCTTGTTTAAACGCTGCCCGTTATATTTGCCAGTAATGACCAAGATATCTTCCAGCTGCCAACCGTTAAGTTCGATCGAATCCTCATTAAAGAGTACAGCACCAATATGAGTAGCCCATTCAGTATACATGCCGCTGTCAAAGCGAATATCCAGGCCATCTGCTCTTGCTCGGTCGATAACAGCTAAAGCTTCATCCACGACGCCAGTACCATATTGGTACACCAAATGAGAAATTTGAACTCTTGCACCAGTTTGCCGGGCTATATCAACAGTTTCAACCAGTGAATACATATCAATACCGGTACGCATTCTGGTATCGACTGCAACAACTCTGCCATACCGTGCAGCGAGTTTACTTAAATTATAGACCTCATCGTTAGAACTGCCAGGTGCATAGGCTAAGCCCAGCGATAAGCCGCATGCCCCAGCCTCAAAAGCTTTTTCCACCAGTTCGGTCATTTGGGCTAACTGTTCCGGAGTGGCTGGTTTTAACGGATCTGTCGCTCCAACCTTGTCCCGTAGACTAAAAGAATGTCCAATCATTTCAGCTTGATTAATAATAAAGCCATCTGTCTCATGAGCAGTAAAGAACGCCTCAATATCGCACGGACTGAAGCCGCAGTTTCCACCAACAGTAGTTGTAATTCCCTGCCGCAGCGATAGTTCGCCACAATAAGCATCTAAATCTACATGTCCATGGATATCGATAAACCCCGGCGAAACAATTCGGTCAGCAGCATCAACCTTCATCTTGCCATGAATTTCCTGGCTTGTTATTGCCGCAATTTTACCATCCTTCAATCCAATATTCCCTTTACGCCGCGTTAACTTTTCCGGGTCAATGAGTATCCCATTTGTGATCACAATATCAAACATAGCTGGTCGCTCCTGCATAATTTTTTATATTCGAAACATGGTTGTTATTTCATTCTAATTAATACTATATTAACCATTGACATAACAAAACCTGCTATGAGTGCCACTGGAATAATATTCCTTAACCCACAACTAACAACCCATAAAAACAATAAGGTTGCAAGTTTTTTTAATAGCCTTTACAATAAAACCACCTGTATAAGATATCGCTCGATCTGATCATTAAGGAGGAATAGTATGGATTATGATGTCTGGTCAGTTATCGCAAAGTTCGATCAAAGCGCTGACTATCTAGTTAGCTACTCCCACTTGTATCGCATTGGAATATCTGTTGTTATCCTGTGCTTTTTCCTAGGTCTTAGAAATATTTTCACCAGGCATATCACCTATTGGTTATCCAAATTTTTTAATGCTACTCAGGTCGCTGCCAATGACTACTTATTGACTGCCGCTAAATCTCCCGCAAGTAATACCATCATCACGCTGGGCTTATATTTGGCCTTAGCAAACTACCTGCCAACTACTTATGAGCCAATCCTAAGCAAAATACTTAGTTCCTTTATCGTCATTTTTACAGCTCAGGGAATTCACGCTTTGGTAAAACTCTATGGAAATGATACCGAAACGCTTGGCCGATTACTGGATACAAAAGTTGATCAAATATTAATTCCTTTTTTTTCAAAAGTACTGCGCTTCCTGATCATCGCTCTGGCCTTTGTTGTTATCGCCAGTAATTGGGGCTATGATGTCAATGGATTTATTGCCGGGCTCGGACTGGGCGGACTTGCTTTTGCACTGGCAGCAAAAGATTTGTTGGCCAATATTTTTTCTGGCATTGTCATTATTACTGATAAACCTTTTAGCATTGGTGACTGGATAAAAACGAATGAGGTTGAAGGAACCATTATCGACATCAATTTCCGCAGTACCAAAATTAGAACCTTCGAGCATGCTTTAGTTACAGTACCAAATTCTAATCTGGTGAATGCGCCAATTGTCAATTATACGAAGCGCCAACTGCGCCGCATTACGTTTAATTTGGGAGTCAGCCCTCATACAGACAGCAATGCTTTAAAAAATTGTATTGAGCGTATAGAAATTATACTTACCCAGCACCCCTCGATCGACAACACAACAATTTTTGTGAAATTTGATTCGATTAGCGAGAATTCTTTGAATATTTTCCTATATTTCTTTACCACTACCACCGTGTGGGAAGAATATTTAACCATTAAACAAGAAGTGAATCTCCTCATTATGCAAATTCTTAAAGAAGAAGGAGTCAGCCTGTCTTGCCCCCGTACCAGCCATTACTTCGCTACTCCACTGGAGGTAGTCAACGCAGGGACAGCAACACCTAATTACAAGACTTAGCTTCTCACGAAGAAAAGCTTACCGCAAATCAAACGGTAAGCTTTTTGTGTCTTGAATTAAGTAGAGTGATTGCTTTAATAATAAAGCTCGATCTGCGCCTGATAAGGTTGGCCTTACCTTCAGCTAAGCCTGTAGTTACGCTTTTGTCTTTGATTTCCAGGTCTTGATACTCTAGCACGAATACAAGATTT
This window encodes:
- a CDS encoding D-aminoacylase, with product MFDIVITNGILIDPEKLTRRKGNIGLKDGKIAAITSQEIHGKMKVDAADRIVSPGFIDIHGHVDLDAYCGELSLRQGITTTVGGNCGFSPCDIEAFFTAHETDGFIINQAEMIGHSFSLRDKVGATDPLKPATPEQLAQMTELVEKAFEAGACGLSLGLAYAPGSSNDEVYNLSKLAARYGRVVAVDTRMRTGIDMYSLVETVDIARQTGARVQISHLVYQYGTGVVDEALAVIDRARADGLDIRFDSGMYTEWATHIGAVLFNEDSIELNGWQLEDILVITGKYNGQRLNKEIYQDLRSNAPHTAVVVLTGVEEEIYLALSHPYGMPSTDTGAYAPGEGHPQIAGSFPRYFRKLVGERYELTIMEAIRKATLLPAETLGFHSKGRLRVGMDADVVVFDIKGIMDKADFGLPDAMPEGIDYVFINGKLALEKGRLIESQAGKAVRCHKPVYDYQI
- the yhdY_1 gene encoding putative MscS family protein YhdY, which codes for MDYDVWSVIAKFDQSADYLVSYSHLYRIGISVVILCFFLGLRNIFTRHITYWLSKFFNATQVAANDYLLTAAKSPASNTIITLGLYLALANYLPTTYEPILSKILSSFIVIFTAQGIHALVKLYGNDTETLGRLLDTKVDQILIPFFSKVLRFLIIALAFVVIASNWGYDVNGFIAGLGLGGLAFALAAKDLLANIFSGIVIITDKPFSIGDWIKTNEVEGTIIDINFRSTKIRTFEHALVTVPNSNLVNAPIVNYTKRQLRRITFNLGVSPHTDSNALKNCIERIEIILTQHPSIDNTTIFVKFDSISENSLNIFLYFFTTTTVWEEYLTIKQEVNLLIMQILKEEGVSLSCPRTSHYFATPLEVVNAGTATPNYKT